A stretch of DNA from Coriobacteriia bacterium:
GCTGCTCCTTGATGGGCAGCGAGATCACGATTGGCCGGTATATCGAGTCGATCTTCCTCTGCGTGCGCTCATCGATCGCCCCCATCATCTGCTCGTTGACGGCGATGATCCCGCTCGCCTCGTCGTCCAGCAGTTGGTTCAGGCGGCGCCGGGCGTCCTCGGAAGAGTCGGCCACGGCGACGTCCACACCCGCCAGACGGAAGCCGTCGGCGTTGTCGGAGTCCGTGAGCACGACGAGCTTATACAAGGATCAGTTCCTCCCTCACCCGCTCCACGGGCATCCCGATGGACTTGCCCTTCACGATGATCCGCAGGTTGGTGATCTCGTTCTGTTTCGCCGTCAGGTAGGAGACCACCACGCCCACGCCGAGCGGGTCGTGAACGCCGGACAGCGTGACCTTGCGGATGAGGTGGTCCTCCAGCGCCCGCTCGAAGACAGACAGTGAGTTCACTTCGATGTACTTCATCGCCGCGTCTTCCAGCGCCGGGCCGTACATCGTGTTGCGCAGCCGATCGAGCACCTGGTCGACGTCGGACATGCCCGCGACCTCTTCGAAGAGGTCCGCCCCGATCGCCAGGCCGCCCGGCAGGTGGAACTGGGCCACGTCGAGCGATTCGATGTCGGCCTTCTGCATCCGGAACACCGT
This window harbors:
- a CDS encoding V-type ATP synthase subunit F, producing MYKLVVLTDSDNADGFRLAGVDVAVADSSEDARRRLNQLLDDEASGIIAVNEQMMGAIDERTQRKIDSIYRPIVISLPIKEQLHMGEDHRAYLSRLIRRAIGFDITLRRG